A genome region from Pseudomonas anguilliseptica includes the following:
- the rpsL gene encoding 30S ribosomal protein S12, whose product MATINQLVRQPRKRIVEKSDVPALQNCPQRRGVCTRVYTTTPKKPNSALRKVCRVRLTNGFEVSSYIGGEGHNLQEHSVVLIRGGRVKDLPGVRCHTVRGSLDTSGVKDRKQGRSKYGTKRPK is encoded by the coding sequence ATGGCAACTATCAACCAGCTGGTACGTCAGCCGCGTAAGCGTATCGTCGAGAAATCCGACGTGCCTGCGCTGCAGAACTGCCCGCAGCGTCGTGGTGTGTGCACTCGCGTGTATACCACTACGCCGAAAAAACCTAACTCGGCACTGCGTAAAGTATGCCGTGTACGCCTGACCAACGGTTTCGAGGTTTCCTCGTACATCGGCGGTGAAGGCCACAACCTGCAAGAGCACAGCGTCGTTCTGATTCGTGGCGGCCGTGTAAAAGACTTGCCAGGTGTGCGTTGCCACACCGTGCGCGGTTCGCTGGATACCTCTGGCGTTAAAGACCGTAAGCAGGGTCGTTCGAAGTACGGTACCAAGCGTCCAAAGTAA
- the fusA gene encoding elongation factor G: MARTTPINRYRNIGIVAHVDAGKTTTTERVLFYTGKSHKMGEVHDGAATTDWMVQEQERGITITSAAITAFWKGSEKQYKDEHRFNVIDTPGHVDFTIEVERSLRVLDGAVVVFCGTSGVEPQSETVWRQANKYGVPRLVYVNKMDRAGADFLRVIGQIKQRLGHTPVPIQLAIGAEDNFQGQIDLINMQAVYWSDADKGMVPVRKDIPAELLEEAEKWRGNMVEAAAEASEELMNKYLEGEELTNEEIKAALRQRTIAGEIVLAVCGSSFKNKGVPLVLDAVIDFLPAPTDIPAIKGTNPDNEEEEMERHADDSEPFSALAFKIATDPFVGTLTFVRVYSGVLASGDGVINSVKGKKERVGRMVQMHANAREEIKEVRAGDIAALIGMKDVTTGETLCSADKPIILVRMDFPEPVISVAVEPKTKDDQEKMGIALGKLAQEDPSFRVKTDEETGQTIISGMGELHLDILVDRMRREFNVEANIGKPQVSYRERITKNCEIEGKFVRQSGGRGQFGHCWVRFAPADEGQEGLQFVNEVVGGVIPKEYIPAIQKGIEEQMKSGVVAGYPLIGLKATVFDGSYHDVDSNEMAFKVAASMATKQLAQKGGGELLEPIMAVEVVTPEDYMGDVMGDLNRRRGMILGMEDTISGKVIRAEVPLGEMFGYATDVRSMSQGRASYSMEFKKYNTAPSHIVESVTKKQG, translated from the coding sequence ATGGCTCGTACTACACCGATTAACCGTTACCGTAACATCGGTATCGTGGCTCACGTGGACGCGGGTAAAACCACGACCACCGAGCGTGTGCTTTTCTATACCGGTAAAAGCCACAAGATGGGCGAGGTGCATGACGGCGCCGCGACCACAGACTGGATGGTGCAGGAGCAGGAGCGTGGTATTACCATCACTTCCGCTGCCATTACCGCCTTCTGGAAAGGTTCCGAGAAGCAGTACAAAGACGAGCACCGCTTCAACGTCATCGATACCCCCGGCCACGTTGACTTCACTATTGAAGTAGAGCGTTCGCTGCGCGTACTCGACGGCGCTGTTGTTGTGTTCTGTGGTACCTCGGGCGTTGAGCCTCAGTCGGAAACCGTATGGCGTCAGGCCAACAAGTACGGTGTTCCGCGTCTTGTTTACGTCAACAAGATGGACCGTGCCGGTGCTGACTTCCTGCGCGTGATCGGTCAGATCAAGCAGCGTCTGGGTCACACTCCGGTGCCGATTCAGTTGGCTATCGGTGCTGAAGACAACTTCCAGGGTCAGATCGATCTGATCAACATGCAAGCTGTCTATTGGAGCGATGCTGACAAAGGCATGGTCCCTGTTCGCAAGGACATTCCAGCTGAATTGCTGGAAGAGGCCGAGAAGTGGCGCGGCAACATGGTTGAGGCTGCGGCCGAAGCCAGCGAAGAACTGATGAACAAGTACCTTGAAGGTGAAGAGCTCACCAATGAGGAAATCAAGGCTGCTCTGCGCCAGCGTACTATCGCGGGTGAGATCGTCTTGGCTGTTTGTGGTTCCTCCTTCAAGAACAAGGGTGTTCCCCTGGTTCTCGACGCCGTTATCGACTTCCTGCCTGCACCAACCGACATTCCTGCTATCAAGGGTACCAACCCGGATAACGAGGAAGAGGAAATGGAGCGTCATGCGGACGACAGCGAGCCGTTCTCGGCTCTGGCGTTCAAGATCGCTACCGACCCATTCGTGGGTACCTTGACCTTCGTTCGCGTTTACTCGGGCGTGTTGGCCTCCGGTGACGGCGTGATCAACTCGGTTAAAGGCAAAAAAGAGCGCGTGGGTCGTATGGTGCAAATGCACGCAAACGCCCGCGAAGAAATCAAGGAGGTACGCGCTGGTGACATCGCGGCCTTGATCGGCATGAAGGACGTCACCACTGGTGAGACTCTGTGCAGCGCTGACAAGCCAATCATCCTGGTTCGCATGGACTTCCCGGAGCCGGTTATTTCGGTTGCCGTAGAGCCTAAGACCAAGGACGACCAGGAAAAAATGGGCATCGCTCTGGGCAAGCTTGCTCAGGAAGATCCATCTTTCCGCGTTAAAACTGATGAAGAGACTGGTCAGACGATCATCTCCGGTATGGGCGAGTTGCACCTGGACATCCTGGTCGACCGCATGCGCCGCGAGTTCAACGTTGAAGCCAACATCGGTAAGCCTCAGGTTTCCTATCGTGAACGCATCACGAAGAACTGTGAAATCGAAGGCAAGTTCGTGCGTCAGTCCGGTGGTCGTGGTCAGTTCGGTCACTGCTGGGTTCGCTTTGCGCCTGCTGACGAAGGTCAGGAAGGTCTGCAGTTCGTGAACGAAGTGGTGGGTGGTGTGATTCCGAAGGAATACATCCCGGCTATCCAGAAGGGTATCGAAGAGCAGATGAAGAGCGGCGTTGTTGCCGGTTATCCGCTGATCGGCCTGAAGGCTACCGTGTTCGATGGTTCCTACCACGACGTCGACTCTAACGAGATGGCGTTCAAAGTGGCTGCTTCCATGGCGACCAAGCAACTGGCCCAGAAGGGTGGTGGTGAGTTGCTCGAGCCGATCATGGCGGTAGAGGTTGTTACCCCAGAAGACTACATGGGTGATGTGATGGGCGACCTTAACCGTCGTCGTGGCATGATCCTGGGTATGGAAGACACTATCTCCGGCAAGGTGATTCGTGCTGAAGTTCCGCTGGGTGAGATGTTCGGTTATGCGACCGACGTCCGTTCCATGTCTCAGGGGCGCGCAAGCTACTCCATGGAATTCAAAAAATACAATACGGCTCCGTCGCACATCGTCGAGTCGGTAACCAAAAAACAAGGCTGA
- the rpoC gene encoding DNA-directed RNA polymerase subunit beta' gives MKDLLNLLKNQGQVEEFDAIRIGLASPEMIRSWSFGEVKKPETINYRTFKPERDGLFCAKIFGPVKDYECLCGKYKRLKHRGVICEKCGVEVALAKVRRERMAHIELASPVAHIWFLKSLPSRIGLLMDMTLRDIERVLYFESYVVIDPGMTTLEKGQLLNDEQYFEALEEFGDDFGARMGAEAVRELLHAIDLEHEIGRLREEIPQTNSETKIKKLSKRLKLMEAFLGSGNLPEWMVLTVLPVLPPDLRPLVPLDGGRFATSDLNDLYRRVINRNNRLKRLLDLSAPDIIVRNEKRMLQEAVDALLDNGRRGRAITGSNKRPLKSLADMIKGKQGRFRQNLLGKRVDYSGRSVITVGPTLRLHQCGLPKKMALELFKPFIFGKLEMRGLATTIKAAKKMVERELPEVWDVLAEVIREHPVLLNRAPTLHRLGIQAFEPVLIEGKAIQLHPLVCAAYNADFDGDQMAVHVPLTLEAQLEARALMMSTNNILSPANGEPIIVPSQDVVLGLYYMTREAINAKGEGRVFADLQEVDRVFRGGEASLHARVKVRINEVIKDRDGTITKNTRIVDTTVGRALLFQIVPDGLSYDVVNQSMKKKAISKLINQCYRTVGLKDTVIFADQLMYTGFAYSTISGVSIGVNDFVIPDEKARIIDAATEEVKEIESQYASGLVTQGEKYNKVIDLWSKANDEVSKAMMANLSKEKVVDREGKTVEQESFNSMYMMADSGARGSAAQIRQLAGMRGLMAKPDGSIIETPITANFREGLSVLQYFISTHGARKGLADTALKTANSGYLTRRLVDVAQDLVVTAIDCGTGHGLLMTPHIEGGDVVEPLGERVLGRVIARDVFKPGTEDVIVPAGTLVDEQWVEFIELNSIDEVIVRSPITCETRYGICAKCYGRDLARGHQINIGEAVGVIAAQSIGEPGTQLTMRTFHIGGAASRTSAADSVQVKNGGAVRLHNLKHVERLDGNLIAVSRSGELAIADEFGRERERYKLPYGAVISVKEGDKVDAGAIVAKWDPHTHPIVTEMKGTVTYVGMEEGITIKRQTDELTGLTNIEVLDPKDRPAAGKDIRPAVKMVGEDGKDLLLPGTDVPAQYFLPANALVGVANGAQVAVGDVIARIPQETSKTRDITGGLPRVADLFEARRPKEASILAEISGTIAFGKETKGKRRLVITPNDGGDPYEELIPKWRHLNVFEGEQVNKGEVISDGPSDPHDILRLLGVSALAKYIVNEIQDVYRLQGVKINDKHIETILRQMLRKVEVAESGDSSFIKGDQMELTAVLGENERLAAEDKFVAKYTRVLLGITKASLSTESFISAASFQETTRVLTEAAVTGKRDYLRGLKENVVVGRLIPAGTGLAYHSERKRKRDAAQPVRVSASEVEAALTEALNSSSN, from the coding sequence TTGAAAGACCTACTGAATTTGCTGAAAAACCAGGGTCAAGTCGAAGAGTTCGATGCCATTCGCATCGGTCTTGCTTCGCCTGAGATGATCCGTTCGTGGTCGTTCGGTGAAGTTAAAAAGCCGGAAACCATCAACTACCGTACGTTCAAACCTGAGCGTGACGGCCTGTTCTGCGCCAAGATCTTTGGCCCGGTAAAGGATTACGAGTGCCTGTGCGGTAAGTACAAGCGCTTGAAGCATCGCGGCGTGATCTGCGAGAAGTGCGGCGTTGAAGTTGCACTGGCCAAGGTTCGTCGTGAGCGCATGGCGCACATCGAACTGGCTTCGCCGGTTGCCCACATCTGGTTCCTGAAGTCGCTGCCGAGCCGTATCGGTTTGCTGATGGACATGACCCTGCGCGATATCGAACGCGTGCTCTACTTCGAGAGCTATGTCGTTATCGACCCGGGCATGACCACCCTTGAAAAAGGCCAGCTGCTGAACGACGAGCAGTACTTCGAAGCCCTCGAAGAGTTCGGTGATGACTTCGGCGCCCGTATGGGTGCTGAAGCCGTTCGCGAACTGCTGCACGCGATCGACCTGGAGCACGAGATTGGCCGTCTGCGCGAAGAAATTCCGCAAACCAACTCGGAAACCAAGATCAAGAAGCTGTCCAAGCGTCTGAAGCTGATGGAAGCCTTCCTCGGCTCGGGCAACCTGCCTGAGTGGATGGTGTTGACCGTTCTGCCGGTTCTGCCGCCAGATCTGCGTCCGCTGGTTCCGCTCGACGGTGGCCGTTTCGCGACTTCGGATCTCAACGATCTGTATCGCCGCGTGATCAACCGTAACAACCGCTTGAAGCGCCTGCTCGATCTGTCCGCACCGGACATCATCGTGCGCAACGAAAAGCGCATGCTGCAGGAAGCGGTCGACGCCTTGCTCGACAACGGTCGTCGCGGTCGCGCCATCACTGGCTCGAACAAGCGTCCGCTGAAATCCTTGGCTGACATGATCAAGGGTAAGCAAGGTCGTTTCCGTCAGAACTTGCTCGGTAAGCGCGTGGACTACTCCGGTCGTTCCGTAATTACCGTGGGCCCGACTCTGCGTCTGCACCAGTGCGGTCTGCCGAAGAAGATGGCGCTCGAGCTGTTCAAGCCGTTCATTTTCGGCAAGCTGGAAATGCGTGGTCTGGCGACCACCATCAAGGCTGCGAAGAAGATGGTCGAGCGCGAGCTGCCAGAGGTTTGGGACGTTCTCGCTGAAGTGATTCGCGAACACCCCGTGCTGCTCAACCGTGCACCAACCCTTCACCGTCTGGGCATCCAGGCGTTTGAACCGGTTCTGATCGAAGGTAAAGCGATTCAGCTGCACCCGCTGGTCTGCGCCGCGTACAACGCCGACTTCGACGGTGACCAGATGGCCGTGCACGTACCGCTGACGCTGGAAGCCCAGCTGGAAGCGCGCGCACTGATGATGTCGACCAACAACATCCTGTCGCCTGCCAACGGTGAGCCAATCATCGTTCCTTCGCAGGACGTGGTACTGGGTCTGTATTACATGACCCGCGAAGCGATCAACGCCAAGGGCGAAGGCCGCGTATTCGCTGACCTGCAGGAAGTTGACCGGGTTTTCCGTGGTGGCGAAGCCTCGCTGCATGCTCGCGTAAAAGTGCGCATCAACGAAGTGATCAAAGACCGCGACGGCACCATCACCAAGAACACCCGTATCGTCGACACCACTGTCGGCCGTGCGCTGCTGTTCCAGATCGTACCGGACGGCCTGTCGTATGACGTGGTCAACCAGTCGATGAAGAAGAAGGCGATCTCCAAGCTGATCAACCAGTGCTACCGCACCGTTGGCTTGAAAGACACCGTGATCTTCGCTGACCAGCTGATGTATACCGGTTTCGCTTATTCGACCATCTCTGGTGTGTCGATCGGTGTGAACGACTTCGTTATCCCGGATGAGAAGGCGCGCATCATTGACGCCGCCACCGAGGAAGTTAAAGAGATCGAATCGCAGTACGCCTCCGGCCTGGTAACCCAGGGCGAGAAGTACAACAAGGTGATCGACCTCTGGTCCAAGGCTAACGATGAAGTGTCCAAAGCGATGATGGCCAACCTCTCGAAAGAGAAAGTGGTTGATCGCGAAGGCAAGACCGTTGAGCAAGAGTCGTTCAACTCGATGTACATGATGGCCGACTCCGGTGCGCGGGGTTCTGCTGCGCAGATCCGTCAGCTCGCTGGTATGCGTGGTCTGATGGCCAAGCCAGACGGTTCGATCATCGAAACGCCGATCACCGCGAACTTCCGCGAAGGTCTGTCGGTTCTGCAGTACTTCATCTCGACGCACGGTGCTCGTAAGGGTCTTGCGGATACCGCGTTGAAAACAGCTAACTCCGGTTACCTGACTCGTCGTCTGGTAGACGTAGCGCAAGATCTGGTGGTTACCGCGATCGATTGCGGCACCGGGCACGGCCTGCTGATGACGCCGCACATTGAAGGCGGTGACGTGGTTGAGCCGCTGGGTGAGCGTGTACTGGGTCGTGTAATCGCCCGTGACGTGTTTAAGCCGGGCACCGAGGACGTCATCGTTCCAGCCGGTACCCTGGTGGACGAGCAGTGGGTTGAATTCATCGAACTGAACAGTATCGATGAGGTGATCGTGCGTTCGCCGATCACTTGTGAAACCCGCTATGGCATCTGCGCCAAGTGCTACGGTCGCGACCTGGCGCGTGGTCACCAGATCAACATTGGTGAAGCGGTCGGGGTTATTGCTGCCCAGTCGATCGGTGAGCCGGGTACCCAGCTGACCATGCGTACGTTCCACATCGGTGGTGCGGCCAGCCGGACCTCCGCTGCCGACAGCGTACAGGTGAAGAATGGCGGTGCGGTACGCCTGCACAACCTGAAGCACGTTGAGCGTCTCGACGGCAATCTGATCGCGGTATCGCGTTCCGGTGAGCTGGCGATTGCTGACGAGTTCGGTCGTGAGCGCGAGCGCTACAAGCTGCCGTACGGTGCCGTGATTTCCGTGAAGGAAGGCGACAAGGTCGACGCTGGCGCAATCGTCGCCAAGTGGGACCCGCACACCCACCCGATCGTTACCGAAATGAAAGGTACCGTGACCTACGTGGGCATGGAAGAAGGCATCACCATCAAACGTCAGACGGACGAATTGACCGGTTTGACCAACATCGAAGTCCTCGATCCGAAAGATCGTCCGGCTGCCGGCAAGGACATCCGTCCTGCAGTGAAGATGGTTGGTGAAGATGGCAAGGATCTGCTGCTGCCAGGTACCGACGTGCCGGCTCAGTACTTCCTGCCGGCCAACGCCTTGGTAGGTGTGGCGAACGGTGCGCAGGTTGCGGTCGGTGATGTTATCGCCCGTATTCCTCAGGAAACCTCGAAGACCCGTGACATCACCGGTGGTCTGCCGCGCGTTGCCGATTTGTTCGAAGCGCGTCGTCCGAAAGAAGCCTCGATTCTGGCTGAAATCAGCGGCACCATCGCGTTCGGTAAAGAGACCAAGGGCAAGCGCCGTCTGGTCATTACCCCGAACGACGGTGGCGATCCGTACGAAGAGCTGATTCCGAAGTGGCGTCACCTGAACGTGTTCGAAGGTGAACAGGTCAACAAGGGTGAAGTTATCTCCGACGGTCCGAGCGACCCGCACGATATCCTGCGTTTGCTGGGTGTCAGCGCGCTGGCCAAGTACATCGTCAACGAGATCCAGGACGTGTACCGCCTGCAGGGCGTGAAGATCAACGACAAGCACATTGAAACCATCCTGCGCCAGATGCTGCGCAAGGTTGAGGTGGCTGAGTCGGGTGATTCCTCCTTCATCAAGGGCGACCAGATGGAGTTGACTGCGGTACTGGGTGAGAACGAGCGTCTGGCTGCAGAAGACAAGTTCGTCGCCAAGTACACCCGCGTTCTGCTGGGTATCACTAAGGCGTCGTTGTCCACCGAGTCGTTTATCTCGGCGGCTTCTTTCCAGGAAACCACTCGCGTTCTTACCGAGGCGGCGGTTACTGGCAAGCGCGACTACTTGCGCGGTCTGAAAGAAAACGTGGTTGTGGGTCGTCTGATCCCAGCCGGTACCGGTCTGGCATATCACAGCGAGCGCAAGCGCAAGCGTGATGCGGCCCAGCCAGTACGTGTCAGCGCCAGTGAAGTGGAAGCCGCACTGACCGAAGCGCTGAACTCCAGCAGCAATTAA
- the rpsG gene encoding 30S ribosomal protein S7: MPRRRVAAKREVLDDPKYGSQILAKFMNHVMESGKKAVAERIVYGALDKVKERKNSDPLEIFEKALDAIAPLVEVKSRRVGGATYQVPVEVRPSRRNALAMRWLVDFARKRGEKSMALRLAGELLDAAEGKGAAVKKREDVHRMAEANKAFSHYRF; this comes from the coding sequence ATGCCAAGACGTCGTGTAGCAGCCAAGCGCGAAGTGCTTGACGATCCAAAATACGGAAGCCAAATCCTGGCCAAGTTCATGAACCACGTGATGGAAAGCGGCAAGAAAGCCGTTGCCGAGCGTATCGTTTATGGCGCCCTGGACAAGGTTAAAGAGCGTAAGAACAGCGATCCCCTGGAAATCTTCGAGAAAGCTCTCGACGCCATCGCTCCGCTGGTCGAAGTGAAGTCGCGCCGTGTAGGCGGTGCTACTTACCAGGTTCCGGTCGAAGTTCGTCCGTCCCGCCGTAACGCTCTTGCCATGCGCTGGCTGGTAGATTTCGCCCGTAAGCGTGGCGAAAAGTCTATGGCTCTGCGTTTGGCTGGCGAATTGCTGGATGCCGCTGAAGGCAAAGGTGCTGCAGTTAAGAAGCGTGAAGACGTGCACCGTATGGCTGAAGCCAACAAGGCTTTCTCGCACTACCGCTTCTAA